One Ricinus communis isolate WT05 ecotype wild-type chromosome 2, ASM1957865v1, whole genome shotgun sequence DNA segment encodes these proteins:
- the LOC8281377 gene encoding uncharacterized protein LOC8281377 isoform X1, with amino-acid sequence MSCRGAILSLSSNATATTRFHFLNNRFSTRILYPLVQVNFNGSGTHQLSLSWSTIRRRSCFSPNALELPLLPFNTSEVLVPSESKTLHLYEARYLALLEESLLRKQKLFVHFVLDPILISSSGTEASFAARYGCLVIIENVERLDVGALVSIRGIGRVKIAKFLQLQSDPYLIGEVIPVQDWVLESASKLTSKVAAVKEALCNLNSLEIKLKAPKEALLQTRIANSLSWAEKEPSLECDKAFIPSLAERVSFTALQPISGSTQSEVFKLQQLKLKAMDVKDTLQRLDDSLQLVNENICMVAAKLAIQSLEM; translated from the exons ATGAGTTGTCGTGGAGCAATCCTCAGTCTCTCAAGTAACGCAACTGCGACCACCcggtttcattttcttaacaATAGGTTCTCTACCCGAATTTTATACCCATTAGTACAGGTGAATTTCAATGGAAGTGGCACTCATCAACTTAGTCTTAGCTGGAGTACTATCAGACGACGCTCTTGTTTTTCTCCAAATGCTCTCGagcttcctcttcttccttttaATACCAGCGAG GTTCTAGTTCCTTCAGAGAGTAAGACTCTGCATCTTTACGAAGCTAGATATCTAGCCCTGCTGGAGGAG TCATTATTGAGAAAGCAGAAGCTTTTTGTGCATTTTGTCTTGGATCCCATTCTTATTAGCAGCTCAGGAACTGAAGCATCCTTTGCAGCTAGATATGGCTGTTTGGTTATAATAGAAAAT GTTGAGCGTTTAGATGTTGGAGCATTAGTCTCCATAAGGGGAATTGGTCGCGTCAAGATTGCGAAATTTTTGCAA TTGCAGTCAGATCCGTACTTGATAGGTGAAGTTATACCGGTGCAGGACTGGGTTCTTGAAAGTGCAAGTAAATTGACCTCCAAAGTTGCAGCAGTAAAGGAAGCTCTATGCAATTTAAATAGcttggaaattaaattaaag GCTCCTAAGGAGGCATTGTTGCAGACTCGTATTGCAAATTCTCTATCATGGGCTGAAAAGGAACCATCCTTGGAATGCGACAAAGCTTTCATTCCTTCTCTGGCAGAGCGTGTATCCTTCACAGCGCTCCAACCTATTTCAG GATCTACTCAATCAGAAGTGTTCAAGTTGCAGCAACTGAAGCTAAAAGCAATGGATGTGAAAGATACACTACAAAGGCTAGACGATTCCTTACAATTAGTTAATGAAAATATTTGCATGGTGGCAGCCAAACTTGCTATCCAATCACTTGAAATGTAG
- the LOC8281377 gene encoding uncharacterized protein LOC8281377 isoform X2: protein MSCRGAILSLSSNATATTRFHFLNNRFSTRILYPLVQVNFNGSGTHQLSLSWSTIRRRSCFSPNALELPLLPFNTSEVLVPSESKTLHLYEARYLALLEESLLRKQKLFVHFVLDPILISSSGTEASFAARYGCLVIIENVERLDVGALVSIRGIGRVKIAKFLQSDPYLIGEVIPVQDWVLESASKLTSKVAAVKEALCNLNSLEIKLKAPKEALLQTRIANSLSWAEKEPSLECDKAFIPSLAERVSFTALQPISGSTQSEVFKLQQLKLKAMDVKDTLQRLDDSLQLVNENICMVAAKLAIQSLEM from the exons ATGAGTTGTCGTGGAGCAATCCTCAGTCTCTCAAGTAACGCAACTGCGACCACCcggtttcattttcttaacaATAGGTTCTCTACCCGAATTTTATACCCATTAGTACAGGTGAATTTCAATGGAAGTGGCACTCATCAACTTAGTCTTAGCTGGAGTACTATCAGACGACGCTCTTGTTTTTCTCCAAATGCTCTCGagcttcctcttcttccttttaATACCAGCGAG GTTCTAGTTCCTTCAGAGAGTAAGACTCTGCATCTTTACGAAGCTAGATATCTAGCCCTGCTGGAGGAG TCATTATTGAGAAAGCAGAAGCTTTTTGTGCATTTTGTCTTGGATCCCATTCTTATTAGCAGCTCAGGAACTGAAGCATCCTTTGCAGCTAGATATGGCTGTTTGGTTATAATAGAAAAT GTTGAGCGTTTAGATGTTGGAGCATTAGTCTCCATAAGGGGAATTGGTCGCGTCAAGATTGCGAAATTTTTGCAA TCAGATCCGTACTTGATAGGTGAAGTTATACCGGTGCAGGACTGGGTTCTTGAAAGTGCAAGTAAATTGACCTCCAAAGTTGCAGCAGTAAAGGAAGCTCTATGCAATTTAAATAGcttggaaattaaattaaag GCTCCTAAGGAGGCATTGTTGCAGACTCGTATTGCAAATTCTCTATCATGGGCTGAAAAGGAACCATCCTTGGAATGCGACAAAGCTTTCATTCCTTCTCTGGCAGAGCGTGTATCCTTCACAGCGCTCCAACCTATTTCAG GATCTACTCAATCAGAAGTGTTCAAGTTGCAGCAACTGAAGCTAAAAGCAATGGATGTGAAAGATACACTACAAAGGCTAGACGATTCCTTACAATTAGTTAATGAAAATATTTGCATGGTGGCAGCCAAACTTGCTATCCAATCACTTGAAATGTAG
- the LOC8281376 gene encoding DEAD-box ATP-dependent RNA helicase 21, whose protein sequence is MKRSIEDPIATSNSKKPVFLTKEQREQLALERRQEEFQQQKLRQQQLLSQLRSSNDPNKSSDSDRHKDRDRDRDRDRDRDRDRDRDRERDRDRERDRERDREREQDRERSSRREREREEETKSRERARVEKVAEREREKELDAIKEQYLGSKKPKKRVIKPSEKFRFSFDWENTEDTSRDMNSLYQNPHEAQLLFGRGFRAGMDRREQKKLAAKNEKEMREEIRKKEGVEERPEEAAARRLKEEAADLYDTFDMRVDRHWSDKKLDEMTERDWRIFREDFNISYKGSKIPRPMRSWPESKLTPELLKAVERAGYEKPSPIQMAAIPLGLQQRDVIGIAETGSGKTAAFVLPMLTYISRLPPMSEDNEAEGPYAVVMAPTRELAQQIEDETVKFAHYLGIKVVSIVGGQSIEEQGFRIRQGCEVVIATPGRLLDCLERRYAVLNQCNYVVLDEADRMIDMGFEPQVVGVLDAMPSSNLKPENEDEELDEKKIYRTTYMFSATMPPAVERLARKYLRNPVVVNIGTAGKATDLISQHVIMVKESEKFFKLQRLLDEAGDKTAIVFVNTKKNADTVAKNLDKAKYRVTTLHGGKSQEQREISLEGFRTKKYTVLVATDVAGRGIDIPDVAHVINYDMPGNIEMYTHRIGRTGRAGKSGVATTFLTLHDTDVFYDLKQMLVQSNSHVPPELAKHEASKFKPGTIPDRPPRRNDTVFAH, encoded by the coding sequence ATGAAACGCTCCATCGAAGACCCAATCGCCACCAGCAATTCCAAAAAACCAGTTTTCTTGACTAAAGAACAGCGCGAACAGTTAGCCCTCGAGCGCCGTCAAGAAGAATTTCAACAGCAAAAGCTCCGCCAGCAGCAACTTCTCTCCCAACTCCGCTCCTCCAACGACCCTAACAAATCCTCTGATTCTGACCGCCACAAGGACCGGGACCGTGACCGTGACCGTGACCGTGACCGAGACCGAGACCGAGACCGGGACCGTGAAAGGGATCGTGATAGAGAGCGTGATAGAGAGCGTGACAGAGAGCGTGAGCAAGACCGCGAGCGATCCTCACGCCGTGAGCGGGAGAGAGAAGAGGAGACGAAGTCAAGAGAGCGTGCTCGTGTAGAGAAGGTAGCTGAAAGAGAGCGTGAAAAGGAGTTGGATGCAATTAAAGAGCAGTATTTAGGGTCtaaaaaacctaaaaagagGGTAATTAAACCTAGTGAAAAGTTTCGATTCTCGTTTGATTGGGAAAACACTGAGGATACATCTAGAGATATGAATTCTTTGTATCAAAACCCTCACGAGGCACAATTATTATTTGGTCGAGGGTTTCGCGCAGGTATGGATAGAAGGGAACAGAAAAAACTTGCTGCCAAGAACGAAAAGGAAATGCGCGAAGAGATTCGAAAAAAAGAGGGCGTGGAAGAGAGGCCCGAAGAGGCTGCAGCAAGAAGGCTTAAAGAAGAAGCAGCTGATTTGTATGATACATTCGATATGAGAGTTGATAGACATTGGTCAGACAAGAAGCTTGATGAAATGACTGAGAGAGATTGGAGGATTTTTAGagaagattttaatatttcttataagGGTTCCAAGATTCCTCGGCCAATGAGAAGTTGGCCTGAAAGTAAATTAACTCCTGAGCTGTTGAAAGCAGTTGAGAGAGCTGGGTATGAGAAGCCATCTCCTATTCAAATGGCGGCTATTCCATTAGGATTGCAACAACGCGATGTGATTGGTATTGCTGAGACTGGTTCTGGTAAGACTGCTGCTTTTGTTTTGCCTATGTTAACTTATATATCTAGGTTGCCTCCTATGAGTGAGGATAATGAGGCTGAGGGACCTTATGCTGTTGTCATGGCACCTACTCGTGAATTGGCTCAACAGATTGAGGATGAGACTGTCAAGTTTGCTCATTATTTGGGTATTAAAGTGGTTTCTATTGTTGGTGGACAGTCCATTGAGGAACAAGGTTTTAGAATTAGGCAAGGGTGTGAGGTTGTTATTGCTACTCCAGGTCGTTTGCTTGATTGCTTGGAGAGGCGTTATGCTGTTTTAAATCAGTGTAATTACGTTGTTCTTGATGAGGCTGATCGGATGATTGATATGGGTTTTGAACCTCAAGTTGTGGGTGTATTGGATGCGATGCCTTCGAGTAATTTAAAGCCAGAAAATGAGGATGAAGAGCTTGatgaaaaaaagatttatCGTACCACTTATATGTTCAGTGCTACTATGCCACCTGCTGTGGAGCGGCTTGCAAGGAAGTATTTAAGAAACCCCGTTGTGGTTAACATTGGTACCGCTGGAAAGGCCACAGATCTAATATCACAACATGTAATCATGGTGAAGGAATCGGAGAAATTCTTCAAGTTACAGAGACTGCTTGATGAAGCTGGAGATAAGACAGCAATTGTGTTTGTTAATACTAAAAAGAATGCAGACACTGTTGCCAAGAATCTCGATAAAGCGAAGTATCGTGTGACAACTCTACATGGTGGGAAGTCCCAGGAGCAAAGGGAAATTAGTCTTGAAGGCTTTAGGACCAAGAAGTACACTGTACTTGTTGCCACTGATGTTGCTGGTCGTGGAATAGACATACCTGACGTGGCCCATGTCATTAATTATGATATGCCTGGGAATATTGAAATGTACACTCATCGTATTGGACGAACAGGCCGAGCTGGAAAATCAGGTGTGGCTACCACATTTTTGACTCTCCATGACACTGATGTATTTTATGATCTCAAACAGATGCTTGTTCAGAGCAATAGTCATGTGCCTCCTGAGTTGGCTAAACACGAGGCTTCAAAATTCAAGCCAGGAACTATTCCTGATAGACCTCCTAGGCGAAATGACACTGTTTTTGCTCACTAA
- the LOC8281375 gene encoding beta-amyrin 6-beta-monooxygenase isoform X2, with protein sequence MKTYSPDVFQTSLLGDRMAVFCGASESCILRSFLRDFLRAEALKDYIPVMDSMAKEHLEAEWLPYKEVKVFPQVKTYIFALACRMFMSIKDPVHVKRVKDLFDVVAAGVFSLPVNIPGTAFNRAFRGGKIMREEFLAIIKQRRSELLENKGTEEAGMDLMSRMLLGLDHDHQEGGTLDEMKIANRIMGLLIAGYDTTTISLTAIVNYLAENPNIYDKVLREQMEIAKSKIPGELLNWGDVQKMKYAWCVACESMRLSPPVQGTFKEVTTDFTYAGFIIPKGWKTHWTVHSTYKDPKYFPDPGKFDPSRFEGQGPPPYTFVPFAGGPRMCPGKEYARFEILVFVHNLVTKFQWEKVIPDEKIIYIPNVTPENGLPVRLLPHQNYE encoded by the exons atgaagacGTACTCACCTGATGTTTTTCAAACATCTCTTCTTGGCGACAGAATGGCTGTGTTCTGTGGTGCATCAG AATCCTGTATCCTTCGCAGCTTTCTTCGTGATTTTCTCAGGGCAGAAGCATTGAAAGATTACATTCCTGTAATGGATTCTATGGCTAAAGAACACCTGGAGGCAGAGTGGCTTCCTTACAAAGAAGTGAAGGTGTTTCCACAGGTTAAAACCTATATATTTGCATTAGCTTGCAGAATGTTTATGAGCATCAAAGATCCCGTGCATGTAAAACGAGTTAAGGATCTCTTTGATGTTGTTGCTGCTGGAGTGTTTTCTTTGCCTGTAAATATTCCTGGTACGGCTTTTAACAGAGCTTTCAGAGGAGGGAAAATCATGAGGGAGGAGTTTCTAGCAATTATTAAACAGAGAAGGAGCGAGTTATTGGAGAATAAAGGCACAGAAGAAGCTGGTATGGATTTGATGTCTCGAATGCTTCTTGGTTTAGATCATGATCATCAGGAAGGTGGAACTTTGGATGAAATGAAGATTGCTAATAGGATTATGGGTTTGCTTATTGCTGGTTATGATACGACCACTATTTCACTAACAGCTATAGTCAACTATCTTGCCGAGAATCCCAACATCTATGACAAAGTCTTGAGAG AACAAATGGAGATTGCAAAGTCAAAAATTCCAGGAGAGCTCTTGAACTGGGGTGATGTTCAAAAGATGAAGTACGCTTGGTGCGTGGCCTGTGAATCAATGAGGCTATCACCACCAGTTCAAGGGACATTTAAAGAAGTTACAACTGACTTCACTTATGCAGGCTTCATAATTCCTAAGGGATGGAAG ACACATTGGACTGTACATTCAACATACAAAGATCCCAAATATTTTCCGGACCCAGGAAAGTTTGACCCATCAAGATTTGAAGGGCAAGGTCCTCCACCATACACTTTTGTACCCTTTGCTGGAGGACCTAGAATGTGCCCTGGAAAGGAATATGCTCGGTTTGAGATACTTGTTTTTGTGCATAATTTGGTGACAAAGTTTCAATGGGAGAAAGTGATTCCAGATGAAAAGATCATATATATTCCAAATGTCACACCAGAAAATGGCCTACCAGTTCGCCTCCTGCCTCATCAGAATTATGAGTAG
- the LOC8281375 gene encoding beta-amyrin 6-beta-monooxygenase isoform X1 → MKTYSPDVFQTSLLGDRMAVFCGASGNKFIFSTGNKFVQAWWPRSLKQALLFPETHDNSYNEESCILRSFLRDFLRAEALKDYIPVMDSMAKEHLEAEWLPYKEVKVFPQVKTYIFALACRMFMSIKDPVHVKRVKDLFDVVAAGVFSLPVNIPGTAFNRAFRGGKIMREEFLAIIKQRRSELLENKGTEEAGMDLMSRMLLGLDHDHQEGGTLDEMKIANRIMGLLIAGYDTTTISLTAIVNYLAENPNIYDKVLREQMEIAKSKIPGELLNWGDVQKMKYAWCVACESMRLSPPVQGTFKEVTTDFTYAGFIIPKGWKTHWTVHSTYKDPKYFPDPGKFDPSRFEGQGPPPYTFVPFAGGPRMCPGKEYARFEILVFVHNLVTKFQWEKVIPDEKIIYIPNVTPENGLPVRLLPHQNYE, encoded by the exons atgaagacGTACTCACCTGATGTTTTTCAAACATCTCTTCTTGGCGACAGAATGGCTGTGTTCTGTGGTGCATCAGGTAATAAGTTTATCTTCTCCACTGGAAATAAGTTTGTCCAAGCCTGGTGGCCTCGGTCTCTGAAACAAGCTCTACTCTTCCCTGAAACTCATGATAATTCTTACAATGAAGAATCCTGTATCCTTCGCAGCTTTCTTCGTGATTTTCTCAGGGCAGAAGCATTGAAAGATTACATTCCTGTAATGGATTCTATGGCTAAAGAACACCTGGAGGCAGAGTGGCTTCCTTACAAAGAAGTGAAGGTGTTTCCACAGGTTAAAACCTATATATTTGCATTAGCTTGCAGAATGTTTATGAGCATCAAAGATCCCGTGCATGTAAAACGAGTTAAGGATCTCTTTGATGTTGTTGCTGCTGGAGTGTTTTCTTTGCCTGTAAATATTCCTGGTACGGCTTTTAACAGAGCTTTCAGAGGAGGGAAAATCATGAGGGAGGAGTTTCTAGCAATTATTAAACAGAGAAGGAGCGAGTTATTGGAGAATAAAGGCACAGAAGAAGCTGGTATGGATTTGATGTCTCGAATGCTTCTTGGTTTAGATCATGATCATCAGGAAGGTGGAACTTTGGATGAAATGAAGATTGCTAATAGGATTATGGGTTTGCTTATTGCTGGTTATGATACGACCACTATTTCACTAACAGCTATAGTCAACTATCTTGCCGAGAATCCCAACATCTATGACAAAGTCTTGAGAG AACAAATGGAGATTGCAAAGTCAAAAATTCCAGGAGAGCTCTTGAACTGGGGTGATGTTCAAAAGATGAAGTACGCTTGGTGCGTGGCCTGTGAATCAATGAGGCTATCACCACCAGTTCAAGGGACATTTAAAGAAGTTACAACTGACTTCACTTATGCAGGCTTCATAATTCCTAAGGGATGGAAG ACACATTGGACTGTACATTCAACATACAAAGATCCCAAATATTTTCCGGACCCAGGAAAGTTTGACCCATCAAGATTTGAAGGGCAAGGTCCTCCACCATACACTTTTGTACCCTTTGCTGGAGGACCTAGAATGTGCCCTGGAAAGGAATATGCTCGGTTTGAGATACTTGTTTTTGTGCATAATTTGGTGACAAAGTTTCAATGGGAGAAAGTGATTCCAGATGAAAAGATCATATATATTCCAAATGTCACACCAGAAAATGGCCTACCAGTTCGCCTCCTGCCTCATCAGAATTATGAGTAG
- the LOC8281375 gene encoding beta-amyrin 6-beta-monooxygenase isoform X3, producing MDSMAKEHLEAEWLPYKEVKVFPQVKTYIFALACRMFMSIKDPVHVKRVKDLFDVVAAGVFSLPVNIPGTAFNRAFRGGKIMREEFLAIIKQRRSELLENKGTEEAGMDLMSRMLLGLDHDHQEGGTLDEMKIANRIMGLLIAGYDTTTISLTAIVNYLAENPNIYDKVLREQMEIAKSKIPGELLNWGDVQKMKYAWCVACESMRLSPPVQGTFKEVTTDFTYAGFIIPKGWKTHWTVHSTYKDPKYFPDPGKFDPSRFEGQGPPPYTFVPFAGGPRMCPGKEYARFEILVFVHNLVTKFQWEKVIPDEKIIYIPNVTPENGLPVRLLPHQNYE from the exons ATGGATTCTATGGCTAAAGAACACCTGGAGGCAGAGTGGCTTCCTTACAAAGAAGTGAAGGTGTTTCCACAGGTTAAAACCTATATATTTGCATTAGCTTGCAGAATGTTTATGAGCATCAAAGATCCCGTGCATGTAAAACGAGTTAAGGATCTCTTTGATGTTGTTGCTGCTGGAGTGTTTTCTTTGCCTGTAAATATTCCTGGTACGGCTTTTAACAGAGCTTTCAGAGGAGGGAAAATCATGAGGGAGGAGTTTCTAGCAATTATTAAACAGAGAAGGAGCGAGTTATTGGAGAATAAAGGCACAGAAGAAGCTGGTATGGATTTGATGTCTCGAATGCTTCTTGGTTTAGATCATGATCATCAGGAAGGTGGAACTTTGGATGAAATGAAGATTGCTAATAGGATTATGGGTTTGCTTATTGCTGGTTATGATACGACCACTATTTCACTAACAGCTATAGTCAACTATCTTGCCGAGAATCCCAACATCTATGACAAAGTCTTGAGAG AACAAATGGAGATTGCAAAGTCAAAAATTCCAGGAGAGCTCTTGAACTGGGGTGATGTTCAAAAGATGAAGTACGCTTGGTGCGTGGCCTGTGAATCAATGAGGCTATCACCACCAGTTCAAGGGACATTTAAAGAAGTTACAACTGACTTCACTTATGCAGGCTTCATAATTCCTAAGGGATGGAAG ACACATTGGACTGTACATTCAACATACAAAGATCCCAAATATTTTCCGGACCCAGGAAAGTTTGACCCATCAAGATTTGAAGGGCAAGGTCCTCCACCATACACTTTTGTACCCTTTGCTGGAGGACCTAGAATGTGCCCTGGAAAGGAATATGCTCGGTTTGAGATACTTGTTTTTGTGCATAATTTGGTGACAAAGTTTCAATGGGAGAAAGTGATTCCAGATGAAAAGATCATATATATTCCAAATGTCACACCAGAAAATGGCCTACCAGTTCGCCTCCTGCCTCATCAGAATTATGAGTAG
- the LOC8281375 gene encoding beta-amyrin 28-monooxygenase isoform X4, producing MREEFLAIIKQRRSELLENKGTEEAGMDLMSRMLLGLDHDHQEGGTLDEMKIANRIMGLLIAGYDTTTISLTAIVNYLAENPNIYDKVLREQMEIAKSKIPGELLNWGDVQKMKYAWCVACESMRLSPPVQGTFKEVTTDFTYAGFIIPKGWKTHWTVHSTYKDPKYFPDPGKFDPSRFEGQGPPPYTFVPFAGGPRMCPGKEYARFEILVFVHNLVTKFQWEKVIPDEKIIYIPNVTPENGLPVRLLPHQNYE from the exons ATGAGGGAGGAGTTTCTAGCAATTATTAAACAGAGAAGGAGCGAGTTATTGGAGAATAAAGGCACAGAAGAAGCTGGTATGGATTTGATGTCTCGAATGCTTCTTGGTTTAGATCATGATCATCAGGAAGGTGGAACTTTGGATGAAATGAAGATTGCTAATAGGATTATGGGTTTGCTTATTGCTGGTTATGATACGACCACTATTTCACTAACAGCTATAGTCAACTATCTTGCCGAGAATCCCAACATCTATGACAAAGTCTTGAGAG AACAAATGGAGATTGCAAAGTCAAAAATTCCAGGAGAGCTCTTGAACTGGGGTGATGTTCAAAAGATGAAGTACGCTTGGTGCGTGGCCTGTGAATCAATGAGGCTATCACCACCAGTTCAAGGGACATTTAAAGAAGTTACAACTGACTTCACTTATGCAGGCTTCATAATTCCTAAGGGATGGAAG ACACATTGGACTGTACATTCAACATACAAAGATCCCAAATATTTTCCGGACCCAGGAAAGTTTGACCCATCAAGATTTGAAGGGCAAGGTCCTCCACCATACACTTTTGTACCCTTTGCTGGAGGACCTAGAATGTGCCCTGGAAAGGAATATGCTCGGTTTGAGATACTTGTTTTTGTGCATAATTTGGTGACAAAGTTTCAATGGGAGAAAGTGATTCCAGATGAAAAGATCATATATATTCCAAATGTCACACCAGAAAATGGCCTACCAGTTCGCCTCCTGCCTCATCAGAATTATGAGTAG